A stretch of Apostichopus japonicus isolate 1M-3 chromosome 9, ASM3797524v1, whole genome shotgun sequence DNA encodes these proteins:
- the LOC139974297 gene encoding uncharacterized protein, translating to MENFVKVCLTVLTIWNLFGTEMVIVSAEVRSSGSSYFVFQQPAYPRDCKEVSNACSSTHNTSGVYLIKPDGYPEPFEAYCDNDLDTGGWTVLQRRRLDSVKFNRSWKDFRNGFGFLGSEFWIGNEKIAYLTNQKRYQLRMDFENVAGETYYVTYDDFRISDEWGKYYISSLGTFLISDELKIEWCPSNEIFSNETCERICEDPDTCISATSRSEIEQCVCVGDYLKQQEQCIPLNQCNCFVDEKGSVLTEGKFYINSRCTRKSTCRNNQLNIDQSYQCSEHATCDERNDVRKCYCNDGYEGDGVTCTLIPKDCYELYVSGTLSDGVYTIYPDSWPSGIQVYCEMESNGGGWTVLQRRSSASVDFYRGWLDYKDGFGNKNQDHWLGNKYIHSLTNQKTYQLRIDLRDSASSSYYNVHSDFSINNEADKYRLSIGSSYGNTGYDNVVYSNNSQFSTKDQDNDGWSSYDCAERHRGAWWFFDYYDCVREYSASQCRPFCPSYSYYCILFLVGSDNCAYCANSNLNGDYDGSTQGTNIYWATYSDSDTLDSYGCSLQYTDMKIRPV from the exons GTTATTGTCAGTGCCGAGGTACGGTCTTCAG GTTCTTCATACTTCGTTTTTCAACAACCTGcgtatccgagagattgcaaagaAGTATCGAATGCATGTTCCTCTACACACAATACATCTGGAGTGTACCTAATTAAACCAGATGGCTATCCAGAACCGTTTGAGGCTTACTGTGATAATGATCTTGATACTGGTGGTTGGACG GTACTACAGCGACGAAGATTGGATTCTGTCAAATTTAATAGAAGTTGGAAAGACTTCAGAAATGGATTTGGCTTTCTAGGGAGTGAGTTTTGgatcggaaatgagaaaattgcctacttaacaaatcaaaagcggTACCAACTGAGAATGGACTTTGAGAACGTTGCTGGAGAAACTTACTATGTAACATACGACGATtttcgtatctcagatgaatgggggaaatattatatatcaagtttAGGTACATTCCTGATATCAGATG AATTAAAAATTGAATGGTGTCcatctaatgaaatatttagCAATGAGACATGTGAGAGGATTTGTGAAGACCCTGATACTTGCATCTCGGCTACCTCTCGCTCAGAAATAGAGCAATGTGTTTGTGTCGGTGATTATCTGAAACAGCAAGAACAATGCATTCCTCTTAATCAATGCAACTGCTTCGTTGACgaaaaaggaagtgtattaacg gagggcaagttttacatcaattcaagatgtacgcgaaaatcaacttgtaggaacaaccagCTTAATATAGAtcagagttaccagtgtagtgaacacgcaacctgtgatgagAGAAACGATGTCCGCAAATGTTACTGTAATGATGGCtacgaaggggacggagtgacgtgcacatTGATCCCAAAAGATTGCTACGAGCTTTATGTTTCCGGTACCCTCAGTGATGGAGTTTACACCATTTACCCTGATAGTTGGCCAAGCGGCATTCAGGtttactgtgagatggaaagtaacggaggaggatggacg gTTTTACAGCGACGATCGAGTGCCTCCGTTGACTTTTATCGTGGTTGGTTGGACTACAAGGACGGTTTTGGTAATAAGAATCAAGACCACTGGCTTGGTAACAAATATATCCACTCTCTGACCAACCAGAAAACGTACCAGCTTCGTATTGATCTAAGGGATTCCGCCTCCTCGTCGTATTACAACGTCCATTCGGATTTTAGTATTAATAACGAGGCAGACAAGTATCGACTATCAATTGGATCATCCTATGGAAATACAG GTTATGATAATGTGGTTTATAGCAACAATAGTCAATTCAGTACAAAAGACCAGGACAACGATGGATGGAGCAGCTACGACTGTGCTGAGAGACACAGAGGAGCCTGGTGGTTCTTCGATTATTATGACTGTGTACGTGAATACTCTGCTTCTCAATGTCGGCCCTTCTGTCCCAGTTATAgttattattgtatattgtttCTCGTTGGGAGCGACAACTGCGCTTATTGCGCTAATTCTAACCTCAACGGGGACTACGACGGCTCTACTCAAGGAACTAACATCTACTGGGCTACTTATAGTGATAGTGATACTTTGGACAGTTACGGATGTAGCCTGCAATACACAGACATGAAAATACGGCCGGTGTAG